The following coding sequences lie in one Peromyscus maniculatus bairdii isolate BWxNUB_F1_BW_parent chromosome 3, HU_Pman_BW_mat_3.1, whole genome shotgun sequence genomic window:
- the Fgf6 gene encoding fibroblast growth factor 6: protein MAPGQRLFITMFQGVGRVQGTLQTLVFLGVLVGMVVPSPAGARANGTLLDSRGWGTLLSRSRAGLAGEISGVNWESGYLVGIKRQRRLYCNVGIGFHLQVPPDGRISGTHEENPYSLLEISTVERGVVSLFGVKSTLFIAMNSKGRLYTTPSFQEECKFRETLLPNNYNAYESDLYRGTYIALSKYGRVKRGSKVSPIMTVTHFLPRI, encoded by the exons ATGGCCCCGGGACAGAGGCTGTTCATCACTATGTTCCAGGGAGTAGGACGTGTTCAGGGCACGCTGCAGACTCTCGTCTTCTTAGGCGTCCtagtgggcatggtggtgccctCACCTGCCGGCGCCCGCGCCAACGGCACACTCCTGGACTCCAGAGGCTGGGGCACCCTCTTGTCCAGATCCCGAGCTGGGCTAGCTGGAGAGATTTCGGGTGTGAACTGGGAAAGTGGCTATTTGGTGGGCATCAAGCGGCAGCGGAGACTCTACTGCAACGTGGGCATCGGCTTCCACCTGCAGGTGCCCCCCGACGGCCGGATCAGTGGAACACACGAGGAGAACCCCTACA gCCTGCTGGAGATTTCCACTGTAGAGCGGGGTGTGGTGAGTCTCTTCGGTGTGAAAAGCACCCTCTTCATCGCCATGAACAGTAAAGGAAGACTGTACACCACG CCCAGCTTCCAAGAGGAATGCAAGTTCAGAGAAACCCTCCTCCCAAACAATTACAACGCTTACGAGTCAGACCTGTACAGAGGGACCTACATTGCACTGAGCAAATATGGCCGGGTAAAGCGGGGCAGCAAGGTGTCCCCAATCATGACTGTCACTCACTTCCTCCCCAGGATATAA